The Phaseolus vulgaris cultivar G19833 chromosome 10, P. vulgaris v2.0, whole genome shotgun sequence DNA window ATGAACAAATAATTTGCCATACACGTGGTCTCTGATTTGGCTTTGTTTCAGTTCTTCATAACAGAGTGAACAAATAAGTATGTATCTTGTGTTCCTATCTTCGGAATTATCATATTCATTGTATACGTCAAATTATCATATTCAGGACTCTTTCAGATAAATTTGAAACTATAGataattttgaaagattttctaAGGAATATCATGACCCTGGAAAAGTGCATTTCTCAATAATACGGAAGTAATGTTCTGTATTCCTTGTTAGTATCAAATTAATTAcgattgttttcttttatagtgataattttttatatttaatatcacaagttccattcttaagatttaattatgtttttaattcttaaatattttaataaatccGGCTTTACTCTTCTAAATTTAAAAGCATTGATTTTGAGTCCTTCaaacttaaacaaaaattactGTTTTAATCcttcaaatatattttagtcACTCAAACGAAGTAATGTTTACCTTACGTGTTCTTGTGTTGGTATTGTCAACAGAGTGGTGTTCATCATGCAGTAAATCCAGACCCTTATAGAGGCATTTTCGGTTCTGATGGAGAGAAATATGCAAGAGATGTCCAAGATATCATTAACTTTTCAACTTCCGGCCATGTTTCAGCCTTCATGTTTGAAGCTATACAGGTATTAAGCCAAATGTATATAGACAGATCCAacctttttgtttatttttccttctcttttctttctacATATAACATCATCTTCTAATACCTTAAATAACAagatattataatttgatttatgATTTGAAACAATTTGGGAATTAAACACACCTTCATGCTGGTCTTGTTTGTGATAGGGAGTGGGGGGTATCGTTGAACTGGCTCCTGGTTACTTGCCTGCTGTATACAATACAGTAAAAGAAGCAGGGGGACTTTTCATTGCCGATGAGGTTCAGGCTGGCTTTGGTCGCACTGGTAGCCATTTCTGGGGATTTGAGGCCCACAATGTTGTTCCTGACATAGTGACAATGGCTAAGGTAACTTTCCTAATGTTGTGTAAGATTATTATTTGTTTGGAAAAAATCTTAAAAGTATTTATAAgagggattttttttttataaattataatcagtttatgtataagttaaaattagtttttttctgaagaaaataaatgctaatatttttataaaataatttcaacatATAAGAGatttttttcccattttatcttcttatttatttcttgaatcgatattaatttagaaaattatgtaatcAGAATGTATGTGaatttggttaagttgattacTAATACTTTCGACAACCATATAATATACACCAAAAAGTAATCATTTATCTCATGATAGATGGCATAAACTTTTGTGATAGCATCAATTTGTTATATGTTGccttgtttttaaattttaatttggcAGGGCATTGGAAATGGCTTTCCCCTTGGTGCTGTTGTAACAACTCAAGAGATTGCAGAGGTCTTAACCCACCGGAATTACTTTAACACCTTTGGTGGGAATCCTGTTAGTACTGCTGCAGGGATGGCTGTTTTAAAAGTAATAGAGAAAGAGCAGCTTCAAAAAAATGCGTTTGTGGTTGGATCCTATTTGAAACAGAGGCTCAATACcctaaaagaaaaatatgaatgtAAGTAAGAAATAAGatatcaaaaacaaaaattatcatgatttcatttttttttctaccaaTTTTATAGCCAAACTTGGTTTCTTCTGTAGTGATTGGTGACGTGAGAGGAAGAGGCCTGATGCTAGGAGTTGAGTTTGTCACTGATCGTGAGCTTAAAACTCCAGCTAACAAAGAAACATTACATGTAATGGACCAAATGAAAGGTAAAGTCCACACCCTCTAGATATGCACTTTGGTGCTAGCTATAGTTTTCTTCTATATTACAGACTGATCATTCTGCGTTACTACAGAATCAGGGGTACTTGTTGGTAAGGGTGGTTACTATGGAAATGTCTTCAGAGTTACACCCCCCTTGTGTTTCACCAAAGAAGATGCAGGTTAGGCTCAACCTCAATTTCTCTATTTGTAAAACTACACAACATGAAACTAGTCTGTTTTTAACAGCTTGTGTATTCCACTGTTTGCAGACTTCGTAGCAGATGCAATGGACTTGACCTTGTCCAGAATGTGAGGCTTAGAAAGGATCCTAGCTTTAAGaaaactattatattatatatcatAAGTGAAACGGTGTAATGTCATCTTCACAGGGGTCAAATTTACAGTGATGAAGATTAATATAGCTAAAATAGCCAACCTATCCATGATCTTATAGGATATGAATGAGCCAACAACTCGTTGTCTCTTGTGTGATGTTTGCATCTTTTTCAAATGAATGAGACAACAATTCGTTGTCCCAATTAGCTGTTGCTTTATTTTCAGGTAACTTCATGCGAATCCTGACACTAATATCGTTCGTTTCACTTGTGCCTATCATGGTTGATAGTTTCACTATATTATGCCAAAACTGATAACTTGGCCACTAGAAGTTTCTAGCAAATAACACAGCAAtttcttttaaagaaaaaattattaatttcgtTTTCTTTATTAAGTATGTCTCTGCCCCCACGACATGTTGTTCGTTGTAATTTAAGAAAACTATTTATATAAAGAACTCTCCAatagtgatcctgcctgttgaccagaacgctggaaactgcctcgtcaaaggatcgacgtgtgcaccgcttcacacctccgttcctcttcgagatccacctcaagaacttgcaaagaaacagagcggcgccgctgcggccgatcgcactccaacgcccaagtcagtgaccgaatctccaaatactaagagaacaagaaccgtgcaaatcctctctcacagtcagctctataactcgcaagcgtaaagagtataatctgaacgtgcgtaccttagaaagttcgttgagaactcttatatacctggttactttctctctcctggcagttacagacttggacacgtggctcgtatccaactgtacacgtgccatcatctggagcctccttgacttgggcgctgcttctactcttgtttcactaagttacccatgcgtgGTACTACCCAGTacatagccaacttgggagtgcgatctctactggaactggcgagttagggtgccttcatacaccttccctgtggtctcgccggccgccttcataatctgcttctccttcatcttcggcgatgtgctttctctggcgatctccaaccacttggtcgcctgagttttcatctggcgacttcatctttaacccggtgatcgcctattctggtatgctggagatcggaacacgccaacttaataactggcgacttcacgagccccccgacttccttcccttctgccaacctggcgccttgccaacacgcctatactgtagcaggatgccacgtcatcactcccgactaccagggcggtacacaagccccccagtcttaagcgaagacttgtctagcgaaaagactgagagagtcacgtcaacaccggtctacgtggcactgacgcagaattccaagcggttgtactttctgctgctctgacgctccaccaaacccctcgtccatcactcgacacgtggcttcatcaacggttaccttcagttatcgtttgcgcttcccaaacccattttcgaaaaaactcttaaacccattttcactcaacactgttccatcactttccctcgcattcacgaacgctctaaccttcttctgcaaaaaactctcagcgctcttcaacattctgaatcaccatcaaccttcatcgtcttcctgatcatcaaaaggtacctactttccttcttctgctggtctttcttgcattttaaccgattcgcatcatcctgtaactgcctggtgcatacgctgtgggttgctttttccatttctccttctacgtaacttaggtCTTCGTTaatcatcgcaacgaacctacgttcgttcgtttttcaccttccttccatgatcgagtcagcctttgtaacccctgatcatttttccttttcttcttcctttgcagctgcaacaatgactcgcacaaagatcaccccgaatcctcctccttcatcaagaaaccccccttctcaagcacacgacccaccacgagttcgtggcgcttcatcttcccaggctgagaggcctgcgtcttcccgtcctaacctggcccaggcgactccacctatcgccggaggagcccccgttccctcgccagacttcaaaaccttgtatccctgggccaactcgacccttctgagggagacatcttctgtgaacactgcgggagcagttttgcggttgactaagggggatgagcccaaccaatcgtttcacaaggagcacgatgagaaaatgatagtgctaccttgctcccccgatctgcccgtctgtgttgatgacaaagtgagtgctgacgggcccttctgcttcgtctacacaacactattcaagaaggtgaaactgaagtttcccttcacccgattcgagagggaactccttaccgagctcaacattgccgccgcccagcttcaccgcAACAGCtaggcgtttgttcgagctttccaagtgatgtgcgaccacctggggctgcccgcatccgtggacgtatttttatttctcttcgaagccaagcacccaggagaccgcctgtgggttagcttgaacgcgattgctggaaggtccatctttgctatcttccagcaatcctataaagattggaaagggaaattcgtccaagtgcgccctaacgacaaggacgcctccctactcgacggcttccctttgtactgggtggacaaggggaagaaagagtccaagagctgcttcaggagacccagaagtcctgacagcatgggagcgttggaccgagatctctgccttttctggaaaagggtcgcggatgccaacatcaccttccttaccaccaccctgatctgcttcgaattctacgaggaccaactcgaaattcgaataggttagaacattcactgttgttttaatactgcttctatttgactgtttctgggcgtcttgtgcgttatgcgcaagactttggttttatttttcctgcaccgATTATCTGCtatgctgcatactgccttgtgcacttattttctccttgagttaacccatgcattttcgtttcatgcagataaaatgttgggcaaaggtatgcttgctgaactgagggcgctcgcccgaacccacgggttggcgacgggttctcaaacggtgcccaactcggtggtggagacagccatcgtccacgggcgatcgccacctaaggaacctgcccaacgcaagaaactggtcctcaagaggcccaagaggaaggctccccagatagtccaagaggatgaggaagaagatgacgaggtcactgaggatggcctcgttacaaagaggaagagggtggcaccttcttcaccacctgcaccaccccctcttccctcgtcaacgccaccatccacacctgctcctcctccatcatcgccacctacacaagctcctgtttcaccagtccaagctaTCCCGCTAGCCATTGCGCtgcctgcggttgaggcccaagagccaaacttcatggaggaccccccgagcgcctccacgccacatgtatcagcgggagggggtcccccttcaaatgcctcagccgcagaggttgctccaatcggggatgaggtcgctcatacctcaccgattctgatcaccgaatccccgattccgtcaCCACGCCAACAAGCGcccactgaagaacctgctaaggaaggtggcgacgagaacccacaatAGGCCCCCACAGCGCCTCTGGTGCCTCttcaagcagcaaacctcccccttgaggtcacgaggatgtgggagcctctatctgctaaactaaagacgatagcagaagacatcccagCCATCATCACCAGAGTTGTGGAAAGCTCTActaggaggctccaagacgacctcttcaacctcaagaccgagaacagcaccatgagggttgaggtggagaagttgtctttcaactTGACGctggcggagattgaacactcccgagtggaggacgcaatgagcaccgagctcaggttggcgcgcaaagaggccactgatctccgccacaaagtgcaacagcttgctcaagaaaagatcgaactagagagcaagattgtgccttaccgcgtcagggtggctgacctagaggctctcatgaaggccgacgccgtcaaggtgcaaaaactagagaaaaggtcagtcgaccgagagaccctccttgggcaggtggaaaaggcaagggacgacgccatagctgatctcgccaaagccaacgaagagaagggaaaagtagctgctgaattggcccaagtgcaagcggaatccaagaaggttgctgaagaccttctccaggctcaagagaccaatgaacaactcaagaaacaggttgaagagctggagcaacagaataaggagctgaaagagcaaactgaagatctcaagaagcggattgaggaacttcagaagcaaattgaagaactcaagctaaactctgctcaaattctggccgctggattcgaagctgcacgagaacaatttgcctgcttgttccccgacctagatctcagcatggtgtcgctggataatgaagtggtggatggaaaagtggtgcccgccgaagactgaACAATTTAATTCATCCATCGCTTTCATACTCTCCCTTgcattataacttgtaataaactttatgtcctttcgtatatatgttttgaactgttattcactgttaatgacaaagtctacgtttttcctcttatgttttccttaatcgcttcaactttcctGGCTTGTTTTACTTTCAACGAAATATCTCAGTAATCTCGTAGGCACGACCTTGTACTTGGCTGTTTCGAACCATCTCAATTTCGAATAATAACCACATTTATCGACTCGTAACTTAAGGCAATAACCCTTAGCGTAAAATGATACCTTAAGCAACAAACTTTGACTCAGCTACTGGcttaaacactgcttcacccgatctgctccatcaaaacgggtcttttaactttttcgccactgtttgaacttttcctggtcaccagaaactcttggcgatcagcttctttctggcttcacgccttggccattgctctttgatctgggggtagagatgcctttcggatccttctctgcctccttgtgcttcagagcaagagaccgggtggctaagcgttctcttcgaacctaccttagccaccctcagaacttcttccaccctctacaccgtacctgaactcgctcgagacgagaaggattttatcttgcctgaactcgctcataggcgagaaggtctttaaatcatgcctctacattgccccaggggttacatcttctcgcccccagaaacactgaggacttttacttgcctctacattgccccaggggttacatcttctcgcccccagaaacactgaggacttttacttgcctctacattgccccaagggttacatcttctcgcccccagaaacactgaggacttttacttgcctctacattgccccaagggttacatcttctcgcccccagaaacactgaggacttttcgctctttctcgcctgcactcgctcgacggcgaggaggtcttttacatGCCTCGGGACGCGcgcgggcgttgaggtcttttaactggtgcctccgatcgccgaaagacgatgaggacttaaaaattttaactgatgcctccaatcgccgaaaaacgatgaggacttaaaactttaactgatgcctccaatcgccgaaaaacgatgaggacttaaaaacttttactgatgcctccaatcgccgaaaaacgatgaggacttaaaaactttttagaaagcatgcaatatgcCTTTACTCGCCTTAagtcacgtataagtgacaaggtctttcttcaaaactttttggaaaacagcaagcatgcaatctgaaaacgccttatacttcgtaaactcttcttttattgggtggcctcattaaaaaccctcctcagggaaaaaagagtgcccccttcaaactgttttatcagaaaCATCGTAAAATAACTTTTgtgttcgtctttacttacaagctcttaactataatacaacttcaggtgcgtggcgttccaagtgcgagggatcgcccccccttccagtgtctctaagcggtaggcgtcgttcccgagcgcctcggttattctgaacggtcccgtccacttaggcgacagcttattctccatctcgtactggtgggcttttctcatcaccaggtcgccttctctaaactcccttggcatcaccttcgagttgtaccttcgttcaatctTTCTCTTCACCAcctcagctttcagtctcgcctcttccctgacctcgtccagtagatccaggttcagccttctctcttcattcgagtcttcctctacaaagttctggaatctcggcgagctctcctggatctctactggaatcatcgcatcacacccatagaccaaactgaacggggtctcatgggttcctgactgctcggtggtgtggtacgcccagactatacggggcacctcctcagcccagcttccgttggctttttctagccttctcttcaaacctctcaacaacacccgattagctgactccacctggccatttgtctgagggtgctcgacggatgcaaacacttgttgaattcccaccccttcgcagagcttcttcaacaggtggcttgcaaactgagtcccattatccgacaccaggcgtttaggcactccaaaccggcacacgatgttcttccacacaaaaccttcgatcttgtgtgcggtgatctgggccattggttctgcttcgatccacttggtgaaatattcaatcgccaccaccaagtacttcatctgcctgatcgccagcgggaaaggtcccaggatgtcgattccccaggtatgaaacggccaagggctataaatcgacttcaactcctcgggaggcgccttatgccaatcggcgtgctgctagcattgtttgcaacattgggcatacttcttgcaatcttctctcatggatggccagtagtatcctgcacggagagtcctcgcggccagagctcgacccccgacgtggcttccgcatataccttcgtggagttccgccatgattctcgtgcacttctcgccatgtatacattccaggagcgggtgagtgaacccaaacctgtacagattgccatcaatcagggtgtacttgctagaattcttctttaccttcctagcctctgtcggatccagcgggagcaggccatccgccaggcaccgcttgtactgtgttatccaagtgtctggctcatgggtagcgcagacctgcatcacgttcaccttctcttcCCGGCaagctctaattctcggcgatctcagagtttcttgtgtCAGGGatttatggcttctcgctgttttctccgtcgacttgcttatctgaaggaccaggtgatctgccacaaatgctctcggcgtcttcagagtttcttgaatcaccgtcctctgcctaccccccttgcctgaactggcgagcttagccagcaagtcagctcgggcattctgctctctgggaacatgcactacttcaaaggaggcaaaataactcttcaactcctgcacatattccagataggccgccatttgtggatctttagcctggaactcgcctgttacttgccctgtgactagcagcgagtcactcttagccatcagcaccctagctcccatctccttggccagcaaaattccggcgatcagcgcctcatactctgcttgattgttactggctttgaaggcgaatctcaaagattgctcgatcagcacgccattgggcccttctaaaatgaccccagcaccgctaccctgctggttcgacgatccatcaaccgagagtacccaacggaagtcgtcctcCTCAAttcgtgtcgcctcagacgagagctcgaccacgaaatctgcaaagatttgccccttgatcgggcctcggggctcatatttgatatcaaactctgacaattctactgcccacttcaccatccttcctgcaatgtcaggcttcttcaagaccttctggatgggcaggtcagtcatcaccagtattgtgaagctatggaagtagtggcgcaacctcctcgccgaaaataccacagccagcgcagccttctccagggcctgatatcacgtttcggggccctgcaacaccttgctcacaaaatagataggcttctgagcctgatcttgatcctgggcgagcaccgcactcaccgccctctcagttacagcaaaatacaacctgagaggggttcccaccagcggtttgcacagaaccggcgggctcgccagatactccttcagcttggcgaaagcttcctcgcactctttcttCCACACAAACTTATTgttgcgcctcaagcactgaaaatagggatggcccttttctccgctagcggacacgaagcgggacagggctgccatccgacctgttagctgctaaacctccttcaccgtagctgggctcctcatcgccaagatggcggcacacttatcagggttggcctctatgcctctttcagtcaagaggaaacccaaaaacttcgcagcctccacgccgaaaatacatttctctggattcagattcaatctgaacttggcgatcgtcgtgaacaattcttccaagtcggcaacgtgcttgctcttttccggcgaggtcacgaccatgtcatcgacgtacgcttgcacgttccttcccagcatcggtgcaagtactcgatccatcagcctctggtacgtggcccccgcgttcttcagcccaaacggcatcaccttgtagcaatagcacgacctctccgtcatgaaggctgtcttctcttcatccatgggatgcatcttgatctgattataccccgagaaggcatccaggaaactcaacagcttacaccccgcagcactatccaccagggcgtctatgctcggtaaaggatatgaatcctttgggcaagctttgttcaggtaagtgaaatcgacgcacatgcgccatttcccgttactcttcttcaccagcacgacattcgccagccattcagggtactggacttccctgatgtggcctgcagcaaggagcttctgtgtttcttctctaatcgcctgcctcctttcttcgttgaactttcttcttctttgtcgcactggcctcaccaagctgtccatcgccagac harbors:
- the LOC137818237 gene encoding alanine--glyoxylate aminotransferase 2 homolog 2, mitochondrial-like; its protein translation is MILPILLSLKSFSSVFTFISLIGSGFSPDLISGKSSAFKVKMTFPLAARILMRRSPSLHLRRNFARAAVEVENGSAARELPPFDYTPLPYAGPTADEILAKRREYLSPSILHSYKNPVNIVEGKKQYLFDEKGRRYVDAFGGIATVCCGHCHPDVVEAIVKQTTKLQHSTVLYLNHAIADFAQALASKLPGELKVVFFTNSGTEANELAMLIARLYTGCHDIISVRNAYHGNAAGTMGATAQSNWKFNVVQSGVHHAVNPDPYRGIFGSDGEKYARDVQDIINFSTSGHVSAFMFEAIQGVGGIVELAPGYLPAVYNTVKEAGGLFIADEVQAGFGRTGSHFWGFEAHNVVPDIVTMAKGIGNGFPLGAVVTTQEIAEVLTHRNYFNTFGGNPVSTAAGMAVLKVIEKEQLQKNAFVVGSYLKQRLNTLKEKYELIGDVRGRGLMLGVEFVTDRELKTPANKETLHVMDQMKESGVLVGKGGYYGNVFRVTPPLCFTKEDADFVADAMDLTLSRM
- the LOC137818238 gene encoding uncharacterized protein, which gives rise to MWEPLSAKLKTIAEDIPAIITRVVESSTRRLQDDLFNLKTENSTMRVEVEKLSFNLTLAEIEHSRVEDAMSTELRLARKEATDLRHKVQQLAQEKIELESKIVPYRVRVADLEALMKADAVKVQKLEKRSVDRETLLGQVEKARDDAIADLAKANEEKGKVAAELAQVQAESKKVAEDLLQAQETNEQLKKQVEELEQQNKELKEQTEDLKKRIEELQKQIEELKLNSAQILAAGFEAAREQFACLFPDLDLSMVSLDNEVVDGKVVPAED